tccgatgtccaaacacaggcttccaatatatcaatctttttgtctcgaccatttcgagactcctcgtcatgtccgtgatcacatccgggactccgaacaaacttcggtacatcaaaatatataaactcataatgaaactgtcattgtaacgttaagcgtgcggaccctacgggttcgagaacaatgtagacatgactgagacatgtctccggtcaataaccaatagcggaacctggatgctcatattggctcctacatattctacgaagatctttatcagtcagaccgcataacaacatacgttgttccctttgtcatcggtatgttacttacccgagattcgatcgtcggtatctcaatacctagttcaatctcgttaccggcaagtctctttactcgtttcgtaatacatcatctcgcaactaactcattagttgcaatgcttgcaaggcttatgtgatgtgcattaccgagagggcccagagatacctctccgacgatcggagtgacaaatcctaatctcgaaatacgccaacccaacatgtacctttggagacacctgtagagctcctttataattacccagttacgttgtgacgtttggtagcacacaaagtgttcctccggcaaacgggagttgcataatctcatagtcatagaaacatgtataagtcatgaagaaagcaatagcaacatactaaatgatcgggtgctaagctaacggaatgggtcatgtcaatcacatcattctcctaatgatgtgatcccgttaatcaaatgataactcatgtctatggctaggaaacacaaccatctttgatcaacgagctagtcaagtagaggcatactagtgacaatttgtttgtctatgtattcatacatgtatcatgtttccggttaatacaattctagcatgaataataaacatttatcatgaaataaggaaataaataataactttattattgcctctagggcatatttccttcagcatgctggatagcggtcgatgagtggagtaatagtagtatatgcagaatcgtttcgatctacttgtcacggacgtgatgcctatatacatgatcatgcctagatattctcataattatgctcaattctatcaattgctcaacagtaatttgttcacccaccgtagaatacttatgctcttgagagaagccactagtgaaacctatggcccccgggtctattctcatcatatcaatctccatcactttaatcttgctttgcttttttactttgcctttactttttactttgcatctttataccaaaaatattatatctatcagatttcactctcgtaagtgaccgtgaagggattgacaacccctaatcgcgttggttgcgagtagttgtcgttttgtgcaggtatgagggacttgagcgtggcctcctactggatggataccttggttctcaaaaactgaggaaaatacttacgctactctactgcatcatcccttcctcttcggggaaaaccaacgcaagctcaagacatagcaatgtCCAACTTGATTGCACATAGCCCCTCCCTCCCcgttcttttctgtttttttgtgtgGAAACACTCATATGCTACCAAAATATTATCTGTGATTAGTCTCCCGGGGACAAAAGCACTCTGAGTTGGGCTGATAATGTCTGACAAAATTAATTTCGGACGCGCTGCAATCATTTTTGAGATAACCTTATACACCACATTGCATAAACTAATAGGTCTAAATTGAGTAACTTTTTCTGGGGAGTTAACCTTTGGGATCATGACAATTGCAGTATCATTCCATCCTGCTGGTATTGAACATGTATTCACCGCCTGTAGTACTTCTTTTGTCAGGTCCTCTCCCAACATAGACCAAAATCTCTTATAAAAAATGGCGTGAAGACCATCTGGACCCGGCACTTTTAAATCACCAATGTCAAATAAGGCTTTCTTAACTTCATCTTCCGTATATGGGGCCATGAGGGCCCTATTCATTTCATCCGTTACTTTTCTTTTAACAAGAGAGAGAACTCCTGGGTCTGGTTGCGAGACTTCTGACGTGAAGAGTTTTGAAAAATACCCTTTAATATAATCCTTCATTTCCGTACCTAGCCGTTGCCGCATTATGAAAGAAAGAAGTGTTGCGATCCCCATGCAATAACCAATTTGCACGACCACGATGTACCCAATGAATCTCCTCTTGTTCCAGCAAATTTTCAATGAGAACCAAAATCTCCTTCTGTCGTGCATGGGAATCCACATTCATAGGGCCTTTCCGTAGCTTCTCCAACTCTTTTTTTAGCttttttattctctgttttggGCCTCTCAAAACCTCGTGACCCCAAATGTGCAGATCTGACTGAAGCGCACGAGTACGATCGGCGAGCTTTGGCCCAATACTCAGCATCTTTGCCTTTTCCCATGTTGTACGAACAATTTCGCCGACCGTCTCCTCCTTGAGCCATCTAGCTTCAAATTGTTTTACTCGTCCCCTTGGGGCGTTAAAAATATTTCCATCAAAATATTCCGTATCCAGTACGAGTGGACGATGATCAGAATGAACGTGTTCCTCATTAATTAACGCAGCCCGAGGGAATTTGTTCGCCCATTCCACATTGCACACCGCACGGTCGAGCCTCTCTCTAGTATCGCCTCTCCTCCAAGTGAAAGGGTCTCCAATACAACCCATATCCTCGAGGCCACACTCTCCTAGACAATTACGGAAGTCTCTCATCATAGCATTTGGTCTTGCATTTCCGCCCTCTTTTTCTGACGACAGTAAAATTTCATTAAAATCCCCTAAGATCACCCAGGGGTGATGACCCATTTTATGTAAATTCCTAATATTATCCCACGATAACTTACGATCAGTCCAAACCGGATGACCATAAAAACCCGTGAACCGCCAATGTACATCATTATCATTCATAAAAAGAATGTCAATAAAATGAGACGCCACATAGTTTGAAACAACTTTATTCAACTTATTATAGTACAAGACTAGGCCACCGGCCCGACCATCACTCTCTACTACAATCATCGAATCAAAAGATAAAGAGCAACACAACTCATCTGCTTTACATTTATTCAAGTGTGACTCTAAGAGAAAGATCAAATCAGCCTTGGTACGCTGTTGGAGCTCCAAGAGCTCACGAACTGCCGTGAGGGAGAGCATACCACGACAATACCATCCTAGGATCCTCATTTGGCCCGGCGGTCCTCCACCTCGGAGGCCGCCGATGTGCCATCATCTCCAACCGACTCCCTCCTCTGTTGCAtgtatgcctcctcctcctcctctgtttccttTGCTACATGTGTGACTATATCATCCCCATCCCTCACAGTGTCAACTCTACCCATATAGATTCTCTTGGAAGAAACACTCATGTCACCATACAGCACACGCTCATAGCTATCCATTTCCCTCTCAACAGAAAAAATTTGGTCACTCCCTGTTGGTGGAACCCCAAAAGGATTACCCCTCTTTTTCCCTATGATCTCTTTTCGAGCACTTTCAGCTTTCTCATCCCCTCCCTTCTTTTTACCTTTCCTCTCCTTTTTTTTTGCTTGGCCCTGCATAGCAcacatgcttggatccaaatactaaaaagactaaaatcaagttaatgagcatttattatcctccaaacccttcaatctagaactcgcatgtgttaaaggagatgagttaaatgaggagagaaaggattaatccacattttagtaggggtacccttgACTAAAACATTTTAGTCTTAAGACTAGTTTTAGCCTCTCTtaggtgcttggaactttagtctcttaaagagactatttttagtcagactaaaataagtccttTGGATTCAAGCACCCTCTAAGTTAAtacccattatgaaggtagtaatattgcctagggatatgtgtattttacttagtgtatgttactctccaatGTGGCTAGTCTGAAAGGAAGATCGATGCCCCGTATACATTGGCTGCATACAGTTGTCGAGGTGGCCATGGCCATCCCTGGGCTTACATGAAAATGACACCATTTTCTCTTTCATGTAGGTTAGGTCCGCGCCATATAAAACAGGCCCGAAGTCAAGTACAGCATAGTCGGGCACACGTCGTTGGCTCCCGGCAACCTCCGGGGACCGGAGAGGACGCGGTCGGTCGCGGCCGGTCGTGCCAGGCAGCGGCGAATTATTTGCGCAGGCGGCGTGTGCACCAGCGCACAGCACAGCACCGCACAGCGCAGCGCAGCCGGTGGTGTGCGTGGGTGCAGTGCAAGTGCAACAACCCCACCCGCCAAGAAAAGGCCCTGTGCCATGGGGGGCACGTCGCGTGGACGAATGATTCCGGCCGCACCCGACCCTCCAGCGCCCCAATGAAATTCATTGATACGATTCCGTTCCAGCGGCCGGCAAGGGGACAAGCCGGGGAAAAGGCACCGCGTACGACGCCCATACCCTATTGCCGTAGTAGCTCTCGTCCCTCGACGACGACCTACTAGACGGCGAGCACAGCACAGCGATCGTGCTTCTCTCCTGTAGCCGGTCGAAAGGCGCCGCTGCGGCATCACATCCCGTGCACCGAACCCAACCCGGCCGGGGTCCAGCGAGGCGAGGCGATCGCCCGCCGAAGGATCGATAGTGGCCCGTCCATCCTGATCGCTGATCGCTGATCGGACGGGTCAAGGCCAATGTGGTGCACTGTGCTGCGTGGCGGTGTCCTCCACAAATGCGAACCCTCCTCCCGTCGGTGCCCAATTCTGACCCCGCGCCGCCGTCTTCGCCACCGGCATGGACACACCGGTCGCCGGTCAACGGCGAGGCGCGCTGGACACGCAACCGGCGAGCTCCCCAAGATTTCTGTCGAAGCGAGCTCGCCTTTCACGCGACAAGTCACGTTAAAATTATCCCGCCCTCCGCATTTCCAGATAGGCACGGAGGCCGGACGCAATCATGCAAGAAACAACAACACGAGGACTAATCTAATCGTGTCCCATGACAACGGCAGTGATGACAGGTCCACTGTCCAGACACGGGGAATTCTTTGCATCAGCAAAAGCATATCGGCCGATCGGTGCATAGCCTGTGTGTAGCTTTTATCTATAGTTGAAAATCCAAACAAGGCTTCAGCTCCATGGTTGTTTACTCCAAAGAACGGGCGAAAGGAGGAGCGAATATATTCCCATTGGACGGCTCGCCGGATAGAATTGCATCCATGCCACACAACAAAAACAATTGCATGATAGGCGTCGTTAACCGCAACGTAAATGCAGCGCGTAACAGCGACCCAAATTAGTAATCATTAATGGCGATTTGGCAGCGGACACAGCCAGCCAGGTGTGTCTAGGTAGTAAAGCCAGACAAAATCGGGAATTAATAGCCTAATGAACTGCAGTTACTACTGCTAATCATGGTGACAGTGCAGCACTAGCAGAgcacaaatcttaatctcgaagaGTACAGTACTATGGACAAAATTCAGGTAACTGTCGAAGGAAAAAAAATGGATGGTGTGAGCTGTAAACGAAAAAGGAGTAATGGCGCCGTTACATGGAGGCCAACGGCGTCGGTGCCGGCGTCGTCAACGTCAGGGCGGGCCCCACCGGCGGGGTCTGGAGCGGGCGGGGCGTGACGTTCTTGCCGCCGCCGACGGAGAGGGAGCGGAAGAAGGTCCTGggccgcggcggggcggcgggctgGCGCGCGGAGCGGCTCTTGACGGGGGCGGGCAGCTGCGGCTCCCCCTTGCGGCGCACCTGGTGCCTGCTGCTGCTGGGGATGACGCAGGTGAAGACGACCCCGATCTTGGCGAGGCGGTTGACCCAGCGCGGGATGCGGGCgcgggcgacgaggcggcggcacGCGGCGTCGCAGAAGTGGTTGCAGTTGCGGGAGACGAGGTTGTAGGCGTCGCCCGGGAAGTCGGCGGCGAGGTCGGCCATGAGGGCGCGCACCTCGGCGCGGGTCAGCGCCGTGGTGCCCACCAGCACCGCCTCCCGGAACGCGTAGCCGGGGCACCGCCGCGGGGGCACCTCGAAGATGCCGCTCCCGGCGCCCTCGTGCGCGCCGTACGCGTACTCCACCCCGTGGACCTGCACGCCCGAGTGGTACACGCCGAGCCCCAGCCACCGCGCGTACCCGTTGGCCGGGGTCACGTCGTACACGTTGAGGAAGACCGGGGACGACGacggcgccgcggcggcctggcgCGGGGCGGGCCGGGGCGTGGAGGTGGACGCGGAGGACCCGgccgaggtggaggtggaggaagaagacgaggcggaggcggaggcggaggcggcggcggccattCCCTCGGCCCGCGCCGCGTCGGCGGAgagagggaggggagagagagacgCAGACACCCCCGCACGGCACCGTGGTCGCCGCGCGGCGTTCCGGGCGCTGCGCGTTTTTATGTGGGTTTCTTTAGCAGATTGTCGCGCGGCTGTGTCTGATGCTGATCGCTTTTTCGTGGCATCGCATTGGGgcgctttggctttggctttggcagGCTGGCGTGTCCATGATGCAGCGCCGCAATAGAGGATGCGAGCCGCCAAGATTCGTGCTGGGCTTTGCCTGCCCATGAACGACTTTTTGTTTTACTGGTAAAATCTTATTTTGGTCATTGCCATTGGTTTAATATAATTTCCGAATGCGGGATAAATTACAGCTCCCACTTGAACATCGCTTAAGAGCAACTCCAAAGGGTCGACTCATTTCATCCGCCTGcgcccgtttgggtcggcgcggacaaaaatgACGGCTCAACGCGCGACCCAAACCCAAATCACATCCGCGtcatgtccgcgccgacgcatttgcggtccaaatttgcgccccaaatgcgtcggcgcggacgccgaaCGGACGCTTCGCGCGCCTTCCTGTTGTCCGCCGTGTTCCCACATGGCGGCCGTCCAACTACCCGTTGTCCACGctgtcagcttaatttatgacgacgggcccacatgtcagcgatgACGCTCGTCCTTTTTAAGCCGtccgtgcggcggggccgtccttgtccaaactcgccgtccacatctgccatcctttgctccctcgtcgccggcaaaccctagccaccacaaccACAACAGAGATGGGCCTCTTCTCTGGCGCCAGcggcagcaaggccaagggcaagtcccccgccacccctttcctcctgcctccgccggcgccggcgcctcgCCGACGGAGGCATCGCGTGAACGTGTCAGTggaccaggcggagtggcactggcagcaccgccagcctctgccgtatcccgacgtgacgctgccgcacgactggcatctggatctagagaggatcccagtgccggcggcgccgcgggtggctcgtgctcacgcggaggaggtgcggcgccggcgggcgctaCTGACACTGGAGCAGCGCCGCGAGGCCGCCTACGCaaccgactcgcccaactgggcgacgtggttcgccttcgagcacgaggaggcgaggcgacggggcgtgCGCGAGGTCGAACGGAGGTCGCCGCCACCGGCACTTGTCGTCCGCGACGAGCACCAGGCGGCGGAGGACGCATACCAGGCGACACTTGCGTCCGTCTtccgggagagcgaggaggacgagcggcgcagggcggaggcggcggaggcggaaaAAGAGGCTCGGTACGAGGCGACAATGGCGCATGCCCTTGTCCTCTCCGTGGCGGGCGACAGCGTGGTGCCGCCGGTGGGCCCGCCGTCCTCCATCAAGCCGGAGGCGTAGCCCGAGCCGtcccccatcgagcgctactcctggacgggaGTAGTGCGCGAATGGGTACACACGCCGCCGGTCTAGATGGGAGCGACGCCGGCGCAGGAGCAGGCGTACCTCGAGCACTGGCGCAGCATCACAGTGGCCGAGGAGCGCCGCGATGgcgagtacctcgagatgctcgagcgcgacctcaAGGAGGAGCggcgcgaggccgaggaggaggcgcgccaggccgcggcTGCACAAACGGCCGCACAACCCCCCGTGTCGGCACTGCCCGACATGACGGCGCTCTGGAATACGGCGTTCGCCTGGGCCGGGCCCGCGCcaacgctcatcgacctcacggaccccgaggacgacgacgaggacgcctagggcagcgcgccgcctcgtaATTTAGGTTGTTTTCTTAATGCAAATGTGGACGcatggactctcgccggccttcgtggccggctttaatgtttaattaatgccGTTTTTCTTTTTTAATATGCATGCGTTCATTTTCTTTTGCATCGTCAAAAATGGATTCAGGTCAGCGTTGGGCGCACGCGCCGGCCCAAATGCGGAAGCGGACATCCGTGTCCGTctagccgacccaaacggacaaaaaacggacGAAATCGTCattcgtttgggtcggcccgttggagttgctcttaaatgGCACCATGCGGCAttttttcgtgttttgacccttttttgaAACCTATTCAAGATTTGACCCtagtttgaaaaaaaattgagaTCTAACCCTTTTGCTACAGCCAGAGTCATGGCGGTAGGGTCTAACAGCCGGGACTTTGGCGGAAATATCGCTACCGTCAACCGGGCTGGCGGTAGCCTGCACAACCCTATCGCCAAGGTGCTTGGCAGTAGGCACGAGCATGCACTGTATTCAATATTTAGGAGGTTTTTGGCGAtagggcatgcaaccctaccgtcagggaccttggcggtaggctgttatactctaccgccatggtccctggcggtagcaaaacggtcagatttaaaaaaaattaaactaagATCAAATCTCAAATAGGTTTTAGAAAAagatcaaaacacgaaatttagccgcaCCATGCACCATCAACTCAATTCCTGTCCATTCAAAAAGAAGGAAAACTCTCAATGCCGACCAAATGATGGTTCTGACCAGACTTTGCAATTTTGTAATCAGCATGAGTACATGACAACCACGTCGTCTCTTTCCACCAAAGATTCTGGACCTCCATTATCTTCTCGCTCGGTCACTTGGATTTCCATGCGTTAGGGCCTAGGATACTGTCAGATGTGCGCCCCTGATGAGTACTGTTGGGTGTTGGCCTCACGATCAAGCGTCGTGTGCTCTCTGCGCGTCAAAACCTAGTCACGACACTGAGAGTTCTTGCCTGGTGGGCGAAGGGGGACGGGGGAGGCACAATGAGAATTTGTCGCTGAAAACATGCTGACCCTACAAAAGCAGCCCGACCGTAGAAATGATGGCTCGAACTACAATGCAGCAATAGCTGGGAAACAAAAAGCAGGAAATAAACTTTAAAAAAGCAGAAAAATATAAATTTGCCTGTGATATCATGACCGTTGTTGTGAGATTTCGGTCACCTCGTGTGTACTTAATTGGCAGTCTGCGCCTGGACGATCATTATACATCGGGCAGGGACAAGCTGAAAGCTGTATCGGTCTCCTATGATTGCAATCGATGTTGCTTCAGCACATTTGTGAATTCAGATTCAGTGAGGTGGCCTGCTTAAAGCTGGAAGGATAACAGACTCAGGTCCTCCATCTTAACTCATGTCAGCCTTCACCTAATGTTAAGTTGTACCTACCGTCATAATTCACAACCTCTGTCCCATTATCCTTGTCTACGCATGAAACATAACGCAAAAAGCCGTCCAACTTATGTTATGCTCGTATATGCTGCAACAGTCCGAACCAGTGCAAGGTACTCTActctttcttttttttgaaaaggaggtcaacccccggcctctgcatcggacGCAAGGTACTCTTGTATTCTAGAAAAACAGATCTCACGTAATAACTATTTTTAGAAAGGCCATACAGCCCTGCTTTTTATAGAAAGCAGAGGTTCCAGCTGGGAAATGCCAGCGCGTTCAAACATCAGTCTAGATTCAGAGTTTCAGACAACACAAGCACAAAGCAGGAAACTGACTGGTACACCGTACAGCACAGCACAAACATCTTCATGCACAAAAATCAATTTGATCTCTCAATCTAGAAAGACCGAACTGTTTTGTTGCTTCATGCACAAAAATCTGTTTCATCTTTGCCTCTAAAAGCACCGTAATGTTTTGTCGCAACTGTTGTGGGGGCATGTACCTATCTATACAAGCGACGTACAATCTAGTATCAGAGGTAAGAGTGTATTAGCATGAGATATACATGGAAAATGCCTAAGAAAAACCGCCCTGTGTGTACAAGACTAAGAAACTTCTGAAAGTGTCAGTATGTTAGCAGCCATATGATGCCCCCCTCCAACAACGAACCTCCAGCTAATTTCTGCCTCCGTCTACCCTGTGTGGTTACTGTGATGGAACTCCATCTCCCAGACTCGCCTCAGTTTTGCTTCTTTCCGCCAGCCAAAATGCGAGAGATTTGGAGGCCTCGGGAGAATGCCTGGTTGAATAGCAGCCTCGTCTGGAACTCCGAGACAAAAGGGAACCATGCCAGAACCGCCACTGGCACGAAGATCACGATCCCCATAAGGTACTCGTACCCCCTGGACAAGGCCTTCACAGATCCCCACAGACCAAAAGCCTTCACCACTGGCTTGCTTGCCTGTGATATCTGTTGCAATGATGCCGAACGGATTAGAGCCAGTGAAAGATGTCAATTTTGATAATAGCAACTTTAACTCGATCAAAATTCTCTCGTTTCTCTCTCCCTATGAATTGATACTGCTCCTCACTCAGTCCTCGCTACTGATAAGCTGGGAGTAAAACCTTGAAACAAAACAACAGGAAAGCTTTGGTGCTGATGACGTACCTGCAGAATGGCCCATCCTGTGGGTGCAAAGGCAAGGAAGCTGGCGAATATGTCACCAACTGTAAGGTGCAGAAGGGTGAAAAGAATCGCCAAAGTTCCAACAGATCCAATGAACAAGAACAATTTGAGGAGCCGGAACATAAGCTGGAAGTCAGCACTAAATTTCTTTCTTCCCATAGATACCACCTAAGTAAATGGCACCATATCAGCAGCATAACAAGGGCATAAACTAGAGGCATACGTCAACCAATATATACTTATTGATTTCAtcaacagaaagcaaatgaaattTACCTTGAGGACTAACACCACTGCTACAGTGACCAGCCAAGACAGACCATAAATCTGAAGCCACAAAATCAAGTTTGGAAGGGACAGTCACTAAATTGTATCAGTAAACAGTGATTATAAACAATCAAAAAGATCATGTAATCAGTCTCATGAAATCCATTTAGTTCGAGTAGAGTTGTAAAATACTAGCAAAAATAAAGGATGACTTACTGATATGCTTTTGTTGCCATTAGAGATATTCAGATGGTACATGATACCATACTGAAACATGAAGAATCGGAGAGATAATATGATTTCCCATATGCGGCCGATTATGCCTGTTGACAGCAGATGTTCCTGCTCCTCTTCCCACCACGACTCCCAGGCCTTATTGGCCGGCACACCAATCCCACCACGGCTGCTTATCCATTTGTTCCAATCATCCCAATCATCCACCACCTTTTGCCATTCAAATCCGGATGGGTTGAagaggaaaggagcaaacaaccaTGTGATTACCAAGAACCACATAGATGATGTCAGCAGAACATAGGCAGTGGAATCGGTAGCCACATCACCATAGAGCTCATACACTACAAGTAGTAACATGAGCTCAAGTCCTTTCACAAAGTGACTCCTGCTATACATTCTGTAATTTTCAGCGAACTTTACATGGCGAACAACAAAGCCTCTGCCAGTTGCTCTATATTTTGCACCACCATGGAGGATTGTGCGGCCAAAATAATGTGATTTTGTCCCGAGGGAAAAGGTAAAGAATACTGCACATAGCTGTAGCTGCATGATGATGAAATCCCCCAGGGCGCTTCTAAAACCCCTTTCCAGTCCGATCTCCATAAACATGGGTAAGGCCATCAAAAGACCTAGCTGCACAATAGATTGGGACCCCATGGCTGCCTCAAGAGCACGGTTGCCTCTCATTCGTGCTTGCTTCATAATTGCAAACTCAAGTCCACTTAAGGCTAAATAAAGCCTCCCATACAAGAAAACATATACTATTATGACAACCATCTGCACAGTAATATAAGAACATCAAAAAACATGGACGATGGCAAATCAAGACAAATGTGATGCAGGTAGATGTTTTGTACCATTGAGCTGACATAAAATCCCACAGTTGTGAAGTAACATGAGAGCATTCGGAAGAAGTCAAAGCGGTGGCCCAAACGGTAGATATCTCTGCTAAGCACTTGTTCTCCATTGCCACACGCCACTTTGGCCTCAAAGAGTGAAATTTGATTCAACCCAACATCACGTCCTTTTCCGACTTGAATGTACTCGTGATGGGTGACATTTCCTCGCCTCAGAGTTGAGTTGAAACCTGAAAAAGAAAATTTAAGTTTGTCTTGTCCAAGAGCAGAAATGGGAAATGTTGGAATGTGAGTTAATGTGTTAGATAAGAGTAGCATCAGTGTCTTAATCAAGTTTAGAGTAGTCTGTCTGAGGCCCATATAGGCCCATGTGTGAATCAGTTGTCAAACCCAGTTTGAGTCACATATACGAGGATGTGGATGTCCTAGGGACCTATCCATTCTTAAATTTCCCTCAAAAATCCAAAGGTAACAGTTAGAATAGGTGGAAAAGTACATACCAGCAAAAATGTCTTCACTTAAGTTTATACCACAGGAAGCCTTGCTAATTCCACCTCTTGTAATGTGAAAAATCCTATCAAACACATCAGGATGTCCATAGTGAAAACGTACCCTGCCCAGAAAAGAGAATGTCAGATACATAGCAATGACCAATGACCATACCACACACTTCAAATTAACAACATTGTTTAGCTTGAAAAGCTCTGATGCCAGGAAAGTTTCAGGAAGCAGCATGTCAGATATTAATCACTTAGATTAGATATAATACACATTTTAAATTGACGACATTTTTTAGCTCGAAAAGCTTTACTGACAGGAAACAGCATGTCAGATATACAGCACATACACAATAACAATAATACACCCTTTAAATTGGCGACGTTGTTTAGC
The sequence above is drawn from the Triticum aestivum cultivar Chinese Spring chromosome 7A, IWGSC CS RefSeq v2.1, whole genome shotgun sequence genome and encodes:
- the LOC123150138 gene encoding deSI-like protein At4g17486, encoding MAAAASASASASSSSSTSTSAGSSASTSTPRPAPRQAAAAPSSSPVFLNVYDVTPANGYARWLGLGVYHSGVQVHGVEYAYGAHEGAGSGIFEVPPRRCPGYAFREAVLVGTTALTRAEVRALMADLAADFPGDAYNLVSRNCNHFCDAACRRLVARARIPRWVNRLAKIGVVFTCVIPSSSRHQVRRKGEPQLPAPVKSRSARQPAAPPRPRTFFRSLSVGGGKNVTPRPLQTPPVGPALTLTTPAPTPLASM